From a region of the Cucumis sativus cultivar 9930 chromosome 6, Cucumber_9930_V3, whole genome shotgun sequence genome:
- the LOC101205427 gene encoding RNA polymerase II subunit 5-mediating protein homolog isoform X2, giving the protein MESGRVKGTVTSLASLFPAQDARKAASRVQDAISEKQRELEQLRGFITDNDNLIKLVQKLPEELHHEVMVPFGKAAFFPGRLIHTNEFLVLLGEGYYAERTSKQTAEILKRRGKALDSQVDSLKAMMDNLKAEASFFDATASEAEDGLVEIKEEYVEENFCEQESTSGVNKQDVPSVSGVDKAKIAEIDAEYARMMARFDELEKEEELAAANGNKSDDEDEEEKGTQNQSLERFYGDKQSLSKGSTSTWPRDENVSSKELLNKYQKQQEASTNPSNCSGLSVQTSPKEDVTSGNNSLTESQRVINPNPAAKSVTFAEVKEKNQTLPPSTNQAFTGSIIERPPIIPKTSKQETETTLQPSGSQPSKPVSRFKMQRR; this is encoded by the exons ATGGAATCAGGACGGGTAAAGGGAACCGTGACGTCGTTAGCCTCCTTATTTCCGGCTCAGGATGCCCGCAAGGCTGCATCGCGCGTCCAAGATGCGATTTCTGAGAAGCAGAGGGAGCTTGAGCAACTCCGAGGATTCATAACCGATAACGATAATCTGATAAAGCTCGTCCAGAAATTACCTGAAGAGCTTCACCATGAAGTTATG GTTCCATTTGGGAAAGCAGCGTTTTTCCCTGGGCGTTTGATTCATACGAACGAGTTTCTG GTTCTTCTTGGGGAAGGTTACTATGCTGAGAGAACATCCAAACAAACAGCGgagattttgaaaagaagaggTAAGGCTTTGGATTCTCAAGTTGATTCTCTGAAGGCCATGATGGATAATCTTAAAGCCGAGGCCTCATTTTTTGATGCTACAGCTTCTGAGGCTGAG GATGGTCTAGTCGAGATAAAGGAGGAATATGTGGAAGAAAACTTTTGTGAGCAGGAATCCACATCAG gAGTGAACAAGCAAGATGTTCCTAGTGTTTCTGGAGTTGACAAGGCAAAGATTGCAGAAATCGATGCAGAATATGCCCGTATGATGGCCAGATTCGACGAActtgagaaggaagaagaactTGCTGCTGCAAATGGCAACAAAAGTGATGATGAGGAtgaggaagagaaaggaaCTCAAAATCAATCTTTAGAGAGGTTCTATGGTGATAAGCAGAGCCTTTCAAAG GGAAGTACATCTACGTGGCCGAGGGATGAAAATGTAAGCAGTAAAGAGCTACTGAATAAGTATCAGAAACAACAAGAGGCCTCAACCAACCCATCAAAT TGTTCAGGGCTGTCGGTACAAACGTCACCCAAAG AAGATGTAACAAGTGGCAACAATTCTTTGACTGAGTCTCAGCGAGTGATAAACCCTAATCCTGCTGCAAAGTCTGTAACGTTTGctgaagtaaaagaaaagaatcaaaCATTGCCTCCATCTACCAATCAG GCTTTCACAGGATCCATAATTGAGCGACCTCCTATCATACCAAAGACTTCtaaacaagaaacagaaacTACATTGCAG CCTTCTGGTTCTCAACCTTCAAAACCAGTATCCAGATTCAAGATGCAAAGAAGATAG
- the LOC101205662 gene encoding protein HIGH CHLOROPHYLL FLUORESCENCE PHENOTYPE 244, chloroplastic produces MALRLPTQLVTPVNLHRDAFSSRRSFAPSDTLFSSFPSFTSSSSGRSCWLPLVRCAAQQTGPVNLAPGTPVRPTSILVVGATGTLGRQIVRRALDEGYEVRCLVRPRPAPADFLRDWGAIVVNADLSKPETIPATLVGIHTIIDCATGRPEEPIKTVDWEGKVALIQCAKAMGIQKYIFFSIHNCDKHPEVPLMEIKYCTEKFLKDAGLNHIIIRLCGFMQGLIGQYAVPILEEKSVWGTDAPTRIAYMDTQDIARLTFIALRNENMNGKLLTFAGPRAWTTQEVITLCERLAGQDANVTTVPVSVLRFTRQLTRFFEWTNDVADRLAFSEVLTSDTVFSVPMTETYNLLGVDAKDIITLEKYLQDYFTNILKKLKDLKAQSKQSDIFI; encoded by the exons ATGGCGCTCAGGCTGCCCACGCAACTCGTGACACCTGTCAACCTTCACCGCGACGCCTTCTCCTCCCGCCGCTCCTTTGCGCCCTCCGACACTCTCTTCTCttcatttccttctttcaCTTCATCTTCCTCCG GGAGATCTTGTTGGCTACCGTTGGTTAGATGTGCGGCTCAGCAGACTGGACCAGTGAATCTGGCCCCGGGGACACCGGTAAGACCTACTAGCATTCTAGTGGTTGGTGCCACTGGAACCCTGGGTAGGCAGATTGTGAGGCGCGCGTTGGACGAAGGCTACGAGGTTCGTTGTCTTGTTAGGCCTCGACCGGCTCCTGCTGATTTTCTTCGCGATTGGGGCGCCATAGTTGTCAAT GCAGATTTGAGTAAACCAGAAACTATCCCTGCGACATTGGTCGGGATTCATACTATCATAGATTGTGCTACAGGACGCCCGGAAGAGCCCATTAAGACG GTAGATTGGGAAGGAAAAGTTGCTCTGATACAATGTGCCAAGGCTATGGGAATCCAGAagtatattttcttctccatccaTAACTGTGACAAGCATCCCGAAGTTCCACTTATGGAGATCAAGTACTGCACTGAGAAGTTTCTCAAGGACGCAGGCTTAAATCACATCATTATTCGTTTATGCGGTTTCATGCAA GGTCTCATAGGGCAGTATGCAGTACCTATTTTAGAAGAGAAATCCGTTTGGGGAACAGATGCTCCGACAAGAATTGCCTACATGGACACCCAG gatatAGCCAGGTTGACATTTATTGCATTGCGTAATGAGAATATGAATGGGAAACTTCTTACATTTGCTGGCCCTCGTGCATGGACAACTCAAGAG GTCATAACATTGTGTGAGAGGCTTGCTGGACAAGATGCAAATGTTACTACTGTCCCAGTTTCAGTGTTGAGATTCACTCGTCAATTGACAAGGTTTTTTGAGTGGACAAATGATGTTGCTGATAGATTAGCATTTTCGGAG GTTCTTACAAGCGACACTGTTTTCTCCGTTCCAATGACAGAGACATACAATCTCCTTGGTGTAGATGCAAAAGATATAATAACTTTAGAGAAATACCTGCAGGATTACTTcactaatattttgaagaaattgaaggaTCTCAAAGCACAATCTAAGCAATCTGACATTTTTATATGA
- the LOC101205427 gene encoding RNA polymerase II subunit 5-mediating protein homolog isoform X1 → MESGRVKGTVTSLASLFPAQDARKAASRVQDAISEKQRELEQLRGFITDNDNLIKLVQKLPEELHHEVMVPFGKAAFFPGRLIHTNEFLVLLGEGYYAERTSKQTAEILKRRGKALDSQVDSLKAMMDNLKAEASFFDATASEAEDGLVEIKEEYVEENFCEQESTSGVNKQDVPSVSGVDKAKIAEIDAEYARMMARFDELEKEEELAAANGNKSDDEDEEEKGTQNQSLERFYGDKQSLSKGSTSTWPRDENVSSKELLNKYQKQQEASTNPSNRSVLNHVPFVTQCSGLSVQTSPKEDVTSGNNSLTESQRVINPNPAAKSVTFAEVKEKNQTLPPSTNQAFTGSIIERPPIIPKTSKQETETTLQPSGSQPSKPVSRFKMQRR, encoded by the exons ATGGAATCAGGACGGGTAAAGGGAACCGTGACGTCGTTAGCCTCCTTATTTCCGGCTCAGGATGCCCGCAAGGCTGCATCGCGCGTCCAAGATGCGATTTCTGAGAAGCAGAGGGAGCTTGAGCAACTCCGAGGATTCATAACCGATAACGATAATCTGATAAAGCTCGTCCAGAAATTACCTGAAGAGCTTCACCATGAAGTTATG GTTCCATTTGGGAAAGCAGCGTTTTTCCCTGGGCGTTTGATTCATACGAACGAGTTTCTG GTTCTTCTTGGGGAAGGTTACTATGCTGAGAGAACATCCAAACAAACAGCGgagattttgaaaagaagaggTAAGGCTTTGGATTCTCAAGTTGATTCTCTGAAGGCCATGATGGATAATCTTAAAGCCGAGGCCTCATTTTTTGATGCTACAGCTTCTGAGGCTGAG GATGGTCTAGTCGAGATAAAGGAGGAATATGTGGAAGAAAACTTTTGTGAGCAGGAATCCACATCAG gAGTGAACAAGCAAGATGTTCCTAGTGTTTCTGGAGTTGACAAGGCAAAGATTGCAGAAATCGATGCAGAATATGCCCGTATGATGGCCAGATTCGACGAActtgagaaggaagaagaactTGCTGCTGCAAATGGCAACAAAAGTGATGATGAGGAtgaggaagagaaaggaaCTCAAAATCAATCTTTAGAGAGGTTCTATGGTGATAAGCAGAGCCTTTCAAAG GGAAGTACATCTACGTGGCCGAGGGATGAAAATGTAAGCAGTAAAGAGCTACTGAATAAGTATCAGAAACAACAAGAGGCCTCAACCAACCCATCAAAT CGTTCAGTCCTAAACCATGTTCCTTTTGTTACGCAGTGTTCAGGGCTGTCGGTACAAACGTCACCCAAAG AAGATGTAACAAGTGGCAACAATTCTTTGACTGAGTCTCAGCGAGTGATAAACCCTAATCCTGCTGCAAAGTCTGTAACGTTTGctgaagtaaaagaaaagaatcaaaCATTGCCTCCATCTACCAATCAG GCTTTCACAGGATCCATAATTGAGCGACCTCCTATCATACCAAAGACTTCtaaacaagaaacagaaacTACATTGCAG CCTTCTGGTTCTCAACCTTCAAAACCAGTATCCAGATTCAAGATGCAAAGAAGATAG